Proteins from one Myxococcales bacterium genomic window:
- a CDS encoding ABC transporter permease, translated as MTPIERAWRGSRNDWRLHLLSIFSVAVAFVCLASAVLVVVNVHSIRTRWAETGRASVFLKPDATPDQIDGIQKALRATAGVTDVRLVTSEDARREVIAAKSDEVLGALPAEAFPASLEVHVADEAAAERVGKLASQLQALPAVESVETYQSWSERLGALLRGGVTASIVLALVVLGAVVSVVSSTIRLALQRRRIEVEILKLVGATDSYVRRPFVLEGAAQGGIGALLALVLLGVLYAIVRGNFDSELGILLGMAPTFLPWFVCTGMVALGALLGAVAAYGSLRRLLLV; from the coding sequence ATGACTCCGATCGAACGAGCTTGGCGCGGCAGCCGCAACGACTGGCGGCTGCACCTGCTCAGCATCTTCAGCGTCGCGGTGGCATTCGTGTGTCTGGCCTCGGCGGTGCTCGTGGTGGTCAACGTGCACAGCATCCGCACACGCTGGGCCGAAACCGGCCGCGCCAGCGTGTTCTTGAAGCCCGATGCCACGCCGGATCAGATCGACGGCATCCAGAAGGCGCTGCGCGCGACCGCTGGTGTCACCGACGTGCGTCTGGTCACCAGCGAGGATGCACGCCGCGAGGTCATCGCGGCCAAGAGTGACGAGGTCCTCGGGGCGCTGCCGGCCGAGGCGTTTCCGGCCTCGCTGGAGGTGCACGTCGCCGACGAAGCTGCCGCAGAGCGTGTGGGCAAGCTCGCCTCACAGTTGCAAGCGTTGCCCGCGGTCGAGTCGGTCGAGACCTATCAGTCCTGGAGCGAGCGGTTGGGCGCGCTGCTTCGGGGCGGCGTGACAGCGAGCATCGTGCTCGCGCTCGTGGTGCTCGGCGCCGTGGTGAGTGTCGTCTCGTCGACCATCCGCCTCGCGCTCCAGCGCCGGCGCATCGAGGTCGAGATCTTGAAGCTCGTCGGCGCGACGGACTCGTACGTGCGCCGGCCGTTCGTGCTCGAAGGTGCGGCGCAGGGAGGAATCGGCGCGCTGCTCGCGCTCGTGCTCTTGGGCGTGCTCTACGCCATCGTGCGCGGCAACTTCGACAGCGAGCTCGGCATTCTGCTCGGCATGGCGCCGACCTTCTTGCCGTGGTTCGTGTGTACGGGGATGGTCGCCCTGGGTGCGCTCCTGGGCGCGGTTGCAGCCTACGGAAGCCTTCGTCGGCTGCTCCTGGTGTGA
- a CDS encoding M23 family metallopeptidase → MKVRAVLALVCLVSAAAAVPGVAAGVPDDGDDVAQVPMAAALPAPVSEVDRALDQIDRQERDLRKELLGLGKESEGAHVRTIARGRAYVRLARAGLLPVGGGFEALVTHAAKVERVRRALGRDMDSERHIAERRVDIGRQLEKLKLRRGPLEMQQRALASARDALLQTQDRELAFQRAFESSGPGSHTAVYGAGVGPSDPSDLARGFAAMKGRLPFPIPGRAELKSARRPGTDGFGIEMRAPRGTPARAVYQGRVAFADEYAGYGKTVIVDHGESFYTVSANLSEFAVRAGDDVATGARLGSVGDMGQGPMLYFEIRKGTDSVDPAEWFGI, encoded by the coding sequence ATGAAGGTCCGAGCCGTCCTCGCGCTGGTCTGCCTGGTCTCCGCCGCGGCGGCCGTGCCTGGCGTGGCTGCGGGTGTGCCGGACGACGGCGACGACGTGGCGCAGGTGCCCATGGCCGCGGCTCTTCCCGCGCCCGTCAGCGAGGTCGATCGCGCGCTCGATCAGATCGATCGCCAGGAGCGTGACCTGAGGAAAGAGCTGCTCGGTCTCGGCAAGGAGTCCGAAGGAGCTCACGTGCGTACGATTGCTCGCGGGCGCGCCTACGTGCGCCTGGCGCGAGCGGGGCTGCTGCCGGTCGGCGGCGGGTTCGAAGCGCTGGTGACTCACGCGGCCAAGGTCGAGCGGGTGCGACGCGCGCTCGGTCGCGACATGGACAGCGAACGCCACATCGCAGAGCGTCGAGTGGACATCGGCAGACAACTCGAGAAACTCAAGCTGCGCCGCGGTCCCCTCGAGATGCAGCAGCGGGCGCTGGCGTCGGCACGCGACGCGCTCTTGCAGACGCAAGATCGGGAGCTTGCGTTCCAGCGTGCGTTCGAGTCGAGCGGCCCCGGCTCCCACACGGCCGTCTACGGCGCGGGGGTGGGGCCGTCCGACCCATCGGATCTCGCGCGGGGTTTTGCTGCCATGAAGGGCCGGTTGCCGTTCCCGATCCCCGGCCGTGCGGAGCTCAAGAGCGCGCGGCGTCCGGGCACCGATGGTTTTGGCATCGAGATGCGAGCGCCTCGCGGCACGCCGGCGCGCGCGGTGTACCAGGGTCGAGTCGCGTTTGCGGACGAGTACGCGGGCTACGGCAAGACCGTGATCGTGGATCACGGCGAGAGTTTTTACACCGTGAGCGCGAACCTCTCGGAGTTCGCGGTGCGGGCCGGCGACGACGTGGCGACCGGCGCCCGGCTCGGCTCGGTCGGCGACATGGGGCAGGGGCCGATGCTCTACTTCGAGATCCGCAAAGGGACCGACAGCGTCGATCCCGCGGAGTGGTTCGGGATCTGA
- the ftsE gene encoding cell division ATP-binding protein FtsE → MDSGAKTRAFKPALRGSTRFDPAAARRPILVFEDVHKAYRADAPVLRGLSLDIQRGEFVFITGPSGAGKSTLLRMLHAAEQVDSGRILFLGRDVSRLSGDSVPFLRRNIGVVFQDFKLVPNWSVLENVAIPLEVLGVAPRMIKQRVGEVLERVGLGGRGPDRAGILSGGEQQRVAVARAIVGEPALVLADEPTGNLDPQLAIDILGLFEDINETGVTVLFATHDRTLLDVRPRRVVVLDEGKATDVPHGLDDAADDFARKVA, encoded by the coding sequence ATGGATAGTGGGGCCAAGACCCGCGCCTTCAAGCCGGCCCTGCGTGGCTCGACGCGCTTCGACCCGGCGGCCGCCCGCCGGCCCATTCTGGTATTCGAGGACGTTCACAAGGCGTATCGCGCGGACGCGCCGGTGCTGCGTGGGCTCTCGCTCGACATTCAGCGCGGAGAGTTCGTGTTCATCACGGGCCCCTCCGGCGCCGGCAAGAGCACCCTCTTGCGGATGCTGCATGCGGCCGAACAGGTCGATTCAGGGCGCATTCTGTTCCTGGGTCGCGACGTGAGCCGACTCTCCGGTGACTCGGTGCCGTTCCTGCGTCGGAACATCGGGGTCGTGTTCCAGGACTTCAAGCTGGTCCCGAACTGGTCGGTCCTGGAGAACGTCGCCATCCCGCTCGAGGTGCTCGGTGTTGCGCCGCGCATGATCAAACAGCGCGTCGGTGAGGTGCTCGAGCGAGTGGGGCTCGGCGGTCGCGGGCCGGATCGCGCGGGAATTCTCTCGGGCGGCGAGCAGCAGCGGGTCGCCGTGGCACGCGCCATCGTGGGTGAGCCCGCCCTCGTGCTCGCGGACGAGCCGACCGGAAACCTCGACCCTCAGCTCGCCATCGACATCCTGGGTCTGTTCGAGGACATCAACGAGACCGGGGTCACCGTGCTCTTTGCGACGCACGACCGCACGTTGCTCGACGTGAGGCCGCGCCGCGTGGTGGTGCTCGACGAGGGCAAAGCCACCGACGTGCCGCATGGTCTGGACGATGCCGCGGACGACTTTGCACGAAAGGTGGCGTGA